A single genomic interval of Oncorhynchus mykiss isolate Arlee chromosome 13, USDA_OmykA_1.1, whole genome shotgun sequence harbors:
- the LOC110486345 gene encoding UBA-like domain-containing protein 1 yields the protein MDDLKHQVMINQFVLTAGCAADQAKQLLQAAHWQFETALSAFFQETNIPYSHHHQMMHTPANTPATPPNFPDALAMFSRLKASESFNASSPIASMATSPPQVNWAMGPSAPGQTQQGMWTSGQMPSQVPPPGWPQAVTQQASSEQASVTMEAER from the exons ATGGATGATCTAAAGCACCAAGTTATGATAAATCAGTTCGTCCTGACTGCTGGATGCGCGGCAGACCAAGCGAAACAGCTTCTACAAGCGGCACATTGGCAGTTCGAG ACTGCATTAAGTGCCTTTTTTCAAGAAACCAATATTCCATACAGTCACCATCATCAAATG ATGCACACTCCAGCCAACACACCAGCAACACCTCCCAACTTCCCAGACGCCCTGGCCATGTTCTCCCGCCTCAAGGCCTCAGAGAGCTTCAACGCCAGCAGTCCCATAGCCTCCATGGCGACCTCTCCTCCTCAGGTCAACTGGGCCATGGGCCCTTCTGCCCCAGGTCAGACCCAGCAGGGCATGTGGACTTCTGGGCAGATGCCCTCTCAGGTGCCTCCCCCTGGGTGGCCCCAAGCCGTCACACAGCAGGCCTCCAGTGAACAGGCCAGCGTCACCATGGAGGCAGAGAGATGA
- the LOC110486339 gene encoding probable E3 ubiquitin-protein ligase MGRN1 isoform X2, protein MGSILSRRIAGVEDIDIQANSAYRFPPKSGNYFASHFFMGGEKFDTPHPEGYLFGENMDLNFLGNRPVQFPYVTPAPHEPVKTLRSLVNIRKDSLRLVRYKDDTDAPVEEGGKPKVLYGVEFTFDADARVAITLYCQAFEEFTNGMAMYNPKGPALVSETVHYKRGVSQHFSLPSFKIDFTDWKEEDLNFDLDRGVFPMVIQAVVDEGDDCLGHAHVLLAAFERHVDGSFSVKPLKQKQIVDRVSYLLQEIYGIENKNNQETKPSEDENSDNSNECVVCLSDLRDTIILPCRHLCLCNSCADTLRYQANNCPICRLPFRALLQIRAVRKKPGPLSPVSFSPVLAQTMDHDEHSSSDSVPPGFEPISLLEALNGLHSVSPSIPPAPLYDDINFSGSLVGEGRPLGSPEHSGDGGLQKGKVSKSPDSTLRSPSSPIQEEDEEKLSEMSDAQPHTLLSSSPAPTEATAAEDIPEFISPDDEDRLHSGGEREILQDYSSEHSSLTKTESDPPGDLSLPALGPDACSIGVEE, encoded by the exons ATGGGGTCGATTCTTAGCCGGAGAATCGCTGGCGTTGAGGATATTGATATCCAGGCGAATTCTGCGTACAGATTTCCACCGAAATCGG GGAATTACTTTGCCAGCCATTTTTTCATGGGAGGGGAGAAATTTGACACTCCACATCCAGAGGGTTACCTATTTGGAGAAAACATGGATCTGAACTTCCTTGGAAATAGGCCTGTACAA TTTCCGTACGTGACCCCGGCACCCCATGAGCCTGTGAAGACCCTGAGAAGTCTGGTCAATATCAGAAAGGACTCCCTGCGCTTGGTCAG GTATAAAGATGACACTGATGCTCCAGTAGAGGAAGGAGGGAAGCCAAAGGTTCTGTATGGTGTGGAGTTCACATTTGACGCTGATGCTCGTGTGGCTATCACCCTGTATTGCCAAGCTTTTGAGGAATTCACCAATGGGATGGCAAT GTACAACCCAAAGGGCCCAGCCCTGGTTTCTGAGACTGTACACTATAAGAGGGGTGTGAGCCAACATTTCTCCCTACCTTCTTTCAAAATCGATTTCACCGACTGGAAGGAGGAGGAT TTGAACTTTGACCTGGACCGGGGTGTTTTCCCCATGGTGATCCAAGCTGTGGTGGATGAAGGGGATG ATTGCTTGGGACATGCACATGTGCTGCTGGCAGCCTTTGAGAGA CATGTGGATGGCAGTTTCTCCGTCAAGCCTCTGAAGCAGAAGCAAATT GTGGATCGTGTGAGCTACCTGCTGCAGGAGATCTATGGAATTGAAAACAAAAACAACCAAGAGACCAAG CCATCGGAGGATGAGAACAGTGACAACAGCAATGAGTGTGTTGTTTGTCTGTCAGACCTCCGAGACACCATCATTCTGCCCTGCAGACACCTGTGTCTCTGCAACTCCTGTGCTGACACCCTGCGTTACCAGGCCAACAACTGTCCTATCTGCAGACTGC cctTCCGAGCCTTGCTGCAGATCAGAGCTGTGAGGAAGAAGCCTGGGCCGCTGTCCCCTGTGTCTTTCAGCCCTGTACTGGCTCAGACCATGGACCATGATGAGCACTCG AGCTCAGACTCGGTTCCCCCAGGCTTTGAGCCCATCTCTCTGCTGGAGGCCCTGAACGGCCTGCACTCTGTgtccccctccatcccccccgcccccctctACGATGATATTAACTTCTCTGGGAGCCTGGTAGGGGAGGGCCGGCCACTGGGCTCCCCAGAACACTCCGGTGACGGGGGCCTGCAGAAGGGCAAGGTCAGCAAGTCACCTGACAG CACCCTGAGGTCACCCTCATCACCCAtccaggaggaggatgaggagaagctGTCTGAGATGTCGGACGCCCAGCCTCACACACTGCTCTCCAGCAGCCCTGCTCCTACCGAGGCCACTGCAGCCGAGGATATACCGGAGTTCATCTCCCCAGATGATG aggacaggctgcactctggaggagagcgagagatccTTCAGGACTACAGCAGTGAACACAGCAGCCTGACCAAAACAGAGAGTGACCCGCCAGGGGACCTGTCTCTGCCAG CTCTAGGTCCTGATGCCTGCTCTATTGGTGTGGAGGAATAA
- the LOC110486339 gene encoding probable E3 ubiquitin-protein ligase MGRN1 isoform X1, with translation MGSILSRRIAGVEDIDIQANSAYRFPPKSGNYFASHFFMGGEKFDTPHPEGYLFGENMDLNFLGNRPVQFPYVTPAPHEPVKTLRSLVNIRKDSLRLVRYKDDTDAPVEEGGKPKVLYGVEFTFDADARVAITLYCQAFEEFTNGMAMYNPKGPALVSETVHYKRGVSQHFSLPSFKIDFTDWKEEDLNFDLDRGVFPMVIQAVVDEGDDCLGHAHVLLAAFERHVDGSFSVKPLKQKQIVDRVSYLLQEIYGIENKNNQETKPSEDENSDNSNECVVCLSDLRDTIILPCRHLCLCNSCADTLRYQANNCPICRLPFRALLQIRAVRKKPGPLSPVSFSPVLAQTMDHDEHSSSDSVPPGFEPISLLEALNGLHSVSPSIPPAPLYDDINFSGSLVGEGRPLGSPEHSGDGGLQKGKVSKSPDSTLRSPSSPIQEEDEEKLSEMSDAQPHTLLSSSPAPTEATAAEDIPEFISPDDEDRLHSGGEREILQDYSSEHSSLTKTESDPPGDLSLPGSSESLKSQSTNCSSQPLLCSPSSLHMEDEQFDP, from the exons ATGGGGTCGATTCTTAGCCGGAGAATCGCTGGCGTTGAGGATATTGATATCCAGGCGAATTCTGCGTACAGATTTCCACCGAAATCGG GGAATTACTTTGCCAGCCATTTTTTCATGGGAGGGGAGAAATTTGACACTCCACATCCAGAGGGTTACCTATTTGGAGAAAACATGGATCTGAACTTCCTTGGAAATAGGCCTGTACAA TTTCCGTACGTGACCCCGGCACCCCATGAGCCTGTGAAGACCCTGAGAAGTCTGGTCAATATCAGAAAGGACTCCCTGCGCTTGGTCAG GTATAAAGATGACACTGATGCTCCAGTAGAGGAAGGAGGGAAGCCAAAGGTTCTGTATGGTGTGGAGTTCACATTTGACGCTGATGCTCGTGTGGCTATCACCCTGTATTGCCAAGCTTTTGAGGAATTCACCAATGGGATGGCAAT GTACAACCCAAAGGGCCCAGCCCTGGTTTCTGAGACTGTACACTATAAGAGGGGTGTGAGCCAACATTTCTCCCTACCTTCTTTCAAAATCGATTTCACCGACTGGAAGGAGGAGGAT TTGAACTTTGACCTGGACCGGGGTGTTTTCCCCATGGTGATCCAAGCTGTGGTGGATGAAGGGGATG ATTGCTTGGGACATGCACATGTGCTGCTGGCAGCCTTTGAGAGA CATGTGGATGGCAGTTTCTCCGTCAAGCCTCTGAAGCAGAAGCAAATT GTGGATCGTGTGAGCTACCTGCTGCAGGAGATCTATGGAATTGAAAACAAAAACAACCAAGAGACCAAG CCATCGGAGGATGAGAACAGTGACAACAGCAATGAGTGTGTTGTTTGTCTGTCAGACCTCCGAGACACCATCATTCTGCCCTGCAGACACCTGTGTCTCTGCAACTCCTGTGCTGACACCCTGCGTTACCAGGCCAACAACTGTCCTATCTGCAGACTGC cctTCCGAGCCTTGCTGCAGATCAGAGCTGTGAGGAAGAAGCCTGGGCCGCTGTCCCCTGTGTCTTTCAGCCCTGTACTGGCTCAGACCATGGACCATGATGAGCACTCG AGCTCAGACTCGGTTCCCCCAGGCTTTGAGCCCATCTCTCTGCTGGAGGCCCTGAACGGCCTGCACTCTGTgtccccctccatcccccccgcccccctctACGATGATATTAACTTCTCTGGGAGCCTGGTAGGGGAGGGCCGGCCACTGGGCTCCCCAGAACACTCCGGTGACGGGGGCCTGCAGAAGGGCAAGGTCAGCAAGTCACCTGACAG CACCCTGAGGTCACCCTCATCACCCAtccaggaggaggatgaggagaagctGTCTGAGATGTCGGACGCCCAGCCTCACACACTGCTCTCCAGCAGCCCTGCTCCTACCGAGGCCACTGCAGCCGAGGATATACCGGAGTTCATCTCCCCAGATGATG aggacaggctgcactctggaggagagcgagagatccTTCAGGACTACAGCAGTGAACACAGCAGCCTGACCAAAACAGAGAGTGACCCGCCAGGGGACCTGTCTCTGCCAG GGTCATCAGAGAGCCTGAAGAGTCAGAGTACCAACTGCTCCAGCCAGCCCCTCCTGTGTTCCCCCAGCAGCCTTCACATGGAGGATGAGCAATTTGACCCCTAA